The Leptospira sp. WS60.C2 genome includes the window TAGGAACTTTAAAAAGAGGATACTCAGTTCTACGAAATGAAAAAAAAGAAGTGATCTCATCAATCCACCAAATCAAAGAAAAGGAAAACTTAGAAGTGTTTCTTTTTGATGGAAAACTCCAAGTTGAAGTGAAAGAAAAAAAATAGGATGAACCCATGGTAGAGAAAAAAACAATTAGTTTTGAAGAAGCGATTCGTGAACTGGAAGAAATTGCTGAAAAATTAGAACGGGGAACCTTGTCCTTGGAAGATTCGATCAAAGCCTATGAACGGGGAATGGAACTCAAAAAAATATGTTCTGAACGTTTGGTAGATGCGGAAGCAAAAATTGAATTCTTAACCAAAGCACCGAGTGGAGAGGTAGTCAAATCTGCGGTGAAAAAGAAAAAGGAAGAGAGTTCTTCCAAACAAACGGAAGAAGATTTATTTTAAAGAATGAATTTCCAAGCCATTTTCATTCTTGCATACTTACTCATCACGATTGGCATCGGAGTTTATGCCGCAAAAAAAGTCAAAAACTCAAAAGACTTTATACTTGCAGGTAGAAGTTTACCCCTTCCCATCTCAACCGCCGCTCTTTTTGCCACTTGGTTTGGAAGCGAAACCATACTTGGATCTTCTGTAGAATTTGCCAAAGGTGGTTTTTTATCCGTCATCCAAGATCCGTTTGGCGGTGCCCTTTGTTTGTTTTTACTTGGCCTTGTTTTTGCCAAATACTTATACCGAATGCAAATTCTTACCTTTGGCGATTTTTACAAAAATCGTTATGGAAAAAAAATGGAATTCATCGCAGGGATCTGTCTGATTTTTTCTTACTTCGGATGGGTGGCTGCACAATTTGTGGCTCTTGGCATCATGGTGCAAATACTTTTTGGCATCAATCAATTCACAGCTATCGTCATTGGTGCCTGCCTCGTAGTTTTTTATACCTATTTGGGTGGGATGTGGTCAGTCTCACTCACCGATTTTTTTCAATCGATCTCCATCATCATTGGACTTGTTTTTGTTTTGTTTGAATTAAACGGAGTGAAACCCATTTGGTCTTCCATTTCGGAAAAACCCGATGGATTTTTTCGTTTTTTCCCCGAATCCAATTACCATGCTTGGACACTATACCTGTCGGCTTGGATGGTTGTGGGGTTTGGATCGTTACCCCAACAGGATATCTTCCAAAGGGTAATGTCTGCGAAATCTGAAAAAGTTGCTATTCGTGCTTCCTATCTATCCTCAGTTTTATACCTGTTATTTGCATTGATCCCGTTGTTTTTAGGATTACATGCTAAAAGTTTACTTCCAGATTTCGATTTAAATGCAGATACAGGCCAACTTTTGATTCCAACCATGATTTCTAAGTTCTCAAGTCCATGGATACAGGTTTTATTCTTCTCAGCTCTTATTTCCGCTATTTTATCCACTGCATCTGGAGCCATCCTCGCACCTTCTTCGATTCTATCTGAGAATATTCTAAAATATGCATTTAAGAATATGAATGATAAAAAATTACTCCTACTTTCCCGGATATCCGTTCTCATCATTGCAGGGATTTCATTTTTACTTGCAGTTGGAAAACCTTCGATTTATGCACTTGTAGAAGA containing:
- a CDS encoding exodeoxyribonuclease VII small subunit translates to MVEKKTISFEEAIRELEEIAEKLERGTLSLEDSIKAYERGMELKKICSERLVDAEAKIEFLTKAPSGEVVKSAVKKKKEESSSKQTEEDLF
- a CDS encoding sodium:solute symporter family protein, with the protein product MNFQAIFILAYLLITIGIGVYAAKKVKNSKDFILAGRSLPLPISTAALFATWFGSETILGSSVEFAKGGFLSVIQDPFGGALCLFLLGLVFAKYLYRMQILTFGDFYKNRYGKKMEFIAGICLIFSYFGWVAAQFVALGIMVQILFGINQFTAIVIGACLVVFYTYLGGMWSVSLTDFFQSISIIIGLVFVLFELNGVKPIWSSISEKPDGFFRFFPESNYHAWTLYLSAWMVVGFGSLPQQDIFQRVMSAKSEKVAIRASYLSSVLYLLFALIPLFLGLHAKSLLPDFDLNADTGQLLIPTMISKFSSPWIQVLFFSALISAILSTASGAILAPSSILSENILKYAFKNMNDKKLLLLSRISVLIIAGISFLLAVGKPSIYALVEDSGGISLVTLFIPMVFGLFSKRSNENSALFSLIVGIGTWLYLEVYGDDMTSHFYGTIASLFAILLGTFLFTKKEKSQVTN